In Periplaneta americana isolate PAMFEO1 chromosome 8, P.americana_PAMFEO1_priV1, whole genome shotgun sequence, the sequence ttaaaatcatcagtaccagttgcagaagacagccctgcagtatatattgactacaccccaactctggctactagcaacagggatttataatgaacaccgatcaaaatacccctcatttctcgtgaaaaacaacaactgaatagactacagtggactatagtggactttatgttgtcagcaaacagctggatacattaagaagattgattaagcattaataaacaataatactCACACTCTTTTCCTTATATCATCCTTACATTTCTTATTTACTCTTTCAATCTTGGATTCATATTGGTTTATCAAGAGCTTTTTAGCTATGACCTTAAATTGAATTTCGTTGTATTGCTCTTCCAGTTTggtggagaagagagaaatatctTCCTTCAGTTGTTCATTGTGATGCCAAATACGGCGTAGGTATTTTTCTCTAGCATGTTCTTCAAGTGGAGTTGTTGATATATTTGTCATTGTATAAACTTGTAGATTCTTTATGTGTGTCAGGAATGCTGATGCTTCTGGGGAAACCTGAAAATGCCAAACGTACATTAAGTTTGAATAGGTTGGCCTATATGTTTAATttgcaactaataataataataataataacaataataataataataataataataataataataataataataataataatgattattattattatctatactaataataaatctgtagccaaaatttttctggtaattttcgattttccaaaaataattggtgttaacatgtataattaaccatcctgaaaccgaaaatagcttttttgaaatttttgtttgtatgtctgtatgtctgtctgcctggatgtttgttaccttttcacgtgataatggctgaacggatttcgatgaaaattggaatgtaaattaagttcgttataacttagattttaggctatatggcattcaaaatactttatttaaaaggggagttataatggggcctgaattaaataaatcgaaatatctcgcttattattgatttttgtgaaaaatgttacacaacaaaagtttctttaaaaatgatttccgataagttttattctatgcaaaattttgataggactgatatttaaggatatacaagacttttaaaataacaatacaatacattttcacagccgcctcagattatagcattgttgttcctgcagtaactcctatgtgcaaaatataaaatttttgagtaggaagaaaaaatacatttattcattccaaggcaatggtacataggagatcgtgaattcttacattttcgaaagaaagaaatataattatatatcactatgtatgctgtatcactatttaagttatctgaagggttcagaaccatagtgggccaagcgccatttactgaagatgtagaaaacaagggttaaaattaagttattatcaaattcaatggaagcatatagcaagtaatataaagtatacacattaaaactaaaagataggtcaatcttcattaaactatggttgcatgtaataacaattaagaaacatgttaaaggaattgtcaaatgagtggtctctggatcaaaatgatcccatttcaatttttgaaatacaatttaaattaagtaacatattaaacgatttctccttctatcaaacacgaatgttccctggatcaaatgtcttattttaattatgtaattactttatatttatttctaatgggtgcagcggagcgcacgggtacggctagtttagaaTAAATCTGTAAATGCAAACAGAGTCATATCGGTTTGACTGACTTAGACCTACCGGTAAAAACATAAGTGGAGAATGCTTAATTATGGATGTTGCAATCGCATCGAATAGAAACATTATTAAAAAAGAGATTGAGGAGATCTTGAAATACTGGGTCCCACACTTCAACAAGGTCTGCCTGTGCTACAGCTTTCAGATACGTCGCAATGGACAATGGTACACAAGTTGTTCGTGGTGTGCAAAGTTGACACCCAATTTAACTAAGAACGTCCTGAAACTGTTTGTCgactttttgtatatatttttagaacTTCTTAATATGTTAAATATTCTGAAAACGTACTATTTTTTGAATGGAAATGTTGAACATTACAAGTAATTTTGTTTAACTTATTCGTGTAATGGAGATATGAGTTTCTCTGTTTCCCAAATTGTAGCCTTTGGCTCCGAACATGtcactgaataactttatgatatctttactgtattaacttttgcaatttgctggctgactagtttcgaagtgatatccttcattgtccgaagtctagtcaatgaaggataccactttgaaactagtcagccaggtaaattgcaaaaattaacacagtaaagatatcataaagttattcagtgattataagtgttaaaagagtgtatcgaacaatgaataataatCCTAACATCAGTGAAAAAATATTCAGACTTTTGCCTGTGTTAGTTTTTGAGAAAACAGGAACAAAAAAAGTACTTTGACAAAACTCTTCAATATACCTAAACTATTCATCCAGTAGATTTTTGGAAAAAGTTTCCATTATTGGTCGAATAGTTtaaaaaagttgttgttgttgctttctaatgccaggcgtttgacagtaaagtcatttgacctcttgcactccaatatttttcaaagatattatcatggccagccactgaatcacagattttgagatgttccgaatccatttcttggtttgagttgcacaatgggcagttaggggactgatatattccaattctatgcaggtgtttggccaaacaatcatggacagttgccaatctaaatgcagctacagacgattttcgtggtaaatcgggaattaactgtggattatgatgcagagagttccattttttcctttgagattgtgttatcaaattttgtttgttgaagtctaagtatgtagatttaataaatcttttcacagagtaatacgtagatttagtaacaggtatgtaagtagcagtgctgcccttctttgctaaagcatccgcattctcgtttcccaggattccacaatgggatgttatccattggaatacaattcacagtttaaaaaataaaaataataatttaaatggtAACCTGTCATTTTTGACAATTTCAGTTTTCAATCTTCCCTTAACTAGGAATTTGAGTGGAAAAAAAACATCAGCGGATGCCAACTGAACAAAGCAACAATGGAGTTTACAATACCTACATTCTTTTGTTTATATACCAATGTCACtgtgaaacaataaaaatttactGGGCTTTGTAATAAATGCTAGTTACATAATCTAAAATAGATTCTTGTAAACCTTACAAATAGCCATATTGACCATTTCTTGTTAATACATACTTTCTCTAATGATGTTCTAtgtagataataatattaatcaagGCTAATTCTCAAAAACTCAAGAAATTCATAAAATTGTcacaatatattataaaaatgatcTTCATAAACCATTAGCTTCTCAACATGTTTCTATACGAGTATGGTAGATTTTTAATTCTGTAcacatagaaataaaattataaatagacAATAAACTACATTTAAATCTGTCTAAAAACATCAATGCTCacattatttttactgtataaaTGAATGTTTATTATTGAGACAATATAATTTGttctatttctatatttattagtGAATGAATATTTAAAGATTTTGTCTTACATCTTTCAATAAATCCTTGACCAACTGTCTTATTGGGGGCTTGTTCCATAACAACTGAATTACTTTACATACTTCTGGATCTTCTCTTCCTTCAACAGATATTCTGGAACTCTTACTTTTCTTAACGAATGAACTGCCCCATGATAGTATGTTCTTGCTAGTAAAGTCCTTCTTTGATGTACCGGTACCTATTTCACTGCCATGCTCTGATATATCTCTGACATCAGGACCACTTAGTTCAACGTCTTCTGTTTGATTTAAGTAGGGAGAACAGGCCTCGAGAACAAAAAGCAGTTCTTCGTTCTTCAAGTGTAGGGCAAGTAGTTTTTCATTGTTCTCTAGCAGCATTGGTAAACATATCTGCTTTATTAACATGTAACAAACGTAACAGCGAATAGAATGTTAAATGACATAGAAACATTATCattatagtaaaattaatataggcctactgttacattttacataattctGAAACTTCTAAATACCGCTATCTTACAATAAACTgaataaaatctttgaaaatgtgCATCAGCTTTGAAGACACGAATTTATTGAGCCAAGACCTAATTAGTGACGTCAAATTAGTCATATAATTAGTGATAGTTTGCATTAGCGTGTCAAACCTAATGCTGTACCGGTACTGAACAAGCACACTAGTTTCTCGGCAGTACAGTTGGCAAGATTACATGCTCTCACGGATAATATAGTCTGTATTCAAATACATTGCCCTGAACCAAAGAACAAAAATCAACagaattttctgtaatatgtacgGTACTTAAAACAAAACAGACGTAAGTAAATGGACAAATGTCGAATCTTTTACCTAGAAATGcttaaatagttttaaatttatttatttatttatttatttatttaatccactcaacaatgtaattacagagtagggaaaaaaataacagtagtaatacatataataatggtaCTTTAAACTTAAGCTTAAACAGTTACAATCCAATACTATTCAACAAATGATAtcaagcaaatattacatgtaaatctcggtaaacaaaaacaaaagtatttacagtatgaagaaaacttagattataTTAAAGTACAGTAATAAAGCCAAtgatgaaatgcaaataactagtcacaaattagtaacaataatacaataactgaTGAGAGACTAGACCTACGTTAAGTCAGAATTAGGAGTGAGTTAgtaatgataattgatatgaaataatttaagaaagaagaccaaaaatacaatatgcaaaccagttaagacctatttattagcaaaatacttatggagtgttttgaatgctaccggtatttatttctctcaagagtgtggttctatcctgaaagatgtcaatattgctcagtttattatagaaggaacagattctaagaagtggagagtacttataataacatgtcctagcatagtttatattaaatgAATTACTGGTCCTACAGTTCTATCTTGGTACATGTATTGCTATCCTAGACAGTACCGGTAGATGACTATTTACAgaacttgttaataaattatagaggcatttattgatattgatatttagaAAAAAGCTAAACAGACAACTTAGGTCAATTTCGTTTCAATTTGTGTGTAGGGCCTAAGGGAATTGGTGAGCATTGTTAAAGTTGAAGAAACATTTATTACTGCATGTCACTAGCTAAGTAATAAAGTACTTACCGCTAATTCAATTTTCTGAATTGTATCTTCTAGTACATTGGCTATGCGTTCTGTTTCAATGGCCAACTCCAGATCTACCTGAGAAATTTCATTGTTTTTAACTTCTTGTTTTTCTATAggttttgaagattttgaatttGTATTAGTGGCTTTCTTCAttctcataaaatattatttattaaagccCTTTCAAATTAAATTATGCACAAAGTGTTAACATCTAGCTTCCATGTTTTGTTTATAGTCACCATAGCAACGTATACATTAAGTAGTCATTTATTAAGGCACCTTCAGACGATGCCACTTCAGCAGCGCCACTAGTGGCTCGTTAGTGGAGCTGCAAACGCGCGTTTGAAGCACTGCTTAATACACTAacatttttgtagagaatttttcagtcgTCCAGTGAACATAGACTTACAGGTGGATATAGTTTTGGTATTtttgctcatacggagaaagaataAACGCAAAAATAGAAGAGTCTGGGTCCATTAATTGATTTTGGAAAGATTGAATCGAGGactatttcacactttatttgatGATTTGCATTAGaactataatttttttccttcgtATATTCGCCTGTTTAAGAAATCATTTCAAGAGATTCTAGCAAGAATTACCAatgaaattcgaaaaaaagacATTGTGACACAATACGCTGTATACTGTCATGGCAGTGTAAAGAATTGCTGGTCcaacagtcgtccgttagcagTGCCACAGATGTGCCACTCATGTGCCACAGAGATGGTGGCGTGGTTGTGGCCCCAGGGGTTATACATACCTTCTTACAATCTGTGTTAATATGAGatattggtccacacctgtggagtaacggtcagcgcgtctggccgcgaaaccaggtagcccgggttcgattcccggttggggcaagttacctggttgaggttttttccggagttttccctcaatcttatatgagcaaatgctgggtaaatttcggtgctggaccccggactcatttcaccggcattatcaccttcatctcattcagatgctaaataacctaagatgttgataaagtgtcgtaaaataatttactaaaaaaaagaaaaaaatatgagatATGAGCAGCCAGGTTATCATCAATGTGAATACGAGTCTTGTATATCGAACTTTGATATGttgctcaaaaaaaaaaaaacattgttaggCAAGGTGATCCTGCAGGTCATGCATCAGAGCCACCGTGATTGATCCATTATTGTCCAAATTTTTGTTAATTTCTAACATCGACAGCAAAGTGTGCTGATGTTCATCTTGCTAATGACACAGTTCTCTATACaagacattataatattattttcgccTGTCAACAAATGCAAGCAGCCCTTGATTTACTTACACAATGGTCTACAAGATGGCGAATAAAGATTAATGGAACTAAGTCACAGGCAGTGGTTTTCACTAAAAGATTTCCACACTTACCAGAAGAACTCACAGTTCAACAACAAAACATACCTTTCAATTCGGCTGTAAAATATCTCGGCGTTTATCTTGATAGAAGACTGACTTACAGACAACATATAAATTTAATCAGAGACAGAGAGTTTCAACGTTTCATGCTGCTGTATCCTCTTTTCAAAAGTCGCATCTCTCTTAAAGTCAAAGTTTTATTATACACTTGTCTGATCCGTTCATATATGTTATATGCTTGTGAAATTTGGTCAAATACTCATATACGTCATATTAAAAGACTGGATGGAATACAAAGATCAGTATGTAGGACAATCACGGGAGCAGACTATGATATCAGTAACTCTCAACTATATGAGTCactaaatataatgttatttagtgattatattcaaaatgccagAACCAAATTTATAGAATCTCTAAGAACACATCCAAATCCATTGCTCAATAGTTCAGTAATTTCTCGTGTTTAATGAATGAGtaatttcttgtaaaacacttcactcttggtgaaagtgtttgtatgtaaattgtattttttatactgaatcatgtactatgttacatacatcttgtaaaaagcatgggtccattttgcgacctggtacttaaataaatatacatttctgggTGGGGGGGGGAAGTTCATCATGCTGAAAGGATGATAGTTAGGCACTACCTGATGTAGCAATTGTTCCTTACTTTCAGTGATGTATTTCTTAAAAGGAAAGTGCCTTGGCTCTGGGATtctggtagcagcagcagtactcgtcttcaccaccaccaccaccaccaccaccaccaccaccaccaccaccaccaccaccaccaccaccaccaccaccaccaccacttccatTTCCTCATGTCCAAAGGAATACCAGTGGAATTTCAGAAAAAAGTACACGGGTTCGAATCTAGATAAAGAGGTTGTTAGGTCCACTGAGTAGACctcactatgaaattgtttaaatattaatacaagatgatttttttataaatacaaaatttgacaataatatgaaaatcagaaaagtTCCCTGGCACTGCCAggcctcgaaaaatagtacctTGGTGCCGTCAGGGTCTGAAATACATCCCTGCTTACTTTCCTAAATTCTTGTCTAGTCGAAATTTGACCCATTTTTATACCGTAATGTTGGTTTTTGGTTGGCtccgatatttattttttttcttaaatattttcgtaaaaaataGGCTACTGTGTAAACTCTATACATTCCTATTTCAGAGCGATATTTTTCTTGTGAGTATTACCTTTAAAATTCAGGATTTAAACGAAAGAAAACGAAGTAAGTTAACATTAGCTGATAGTAAAATGAATGTCTCTTTATTAATTATGgactaattttaaaataaaaccagACAAAAGAGGTACGTCTCCATTACATATACTGTACGTGATGCGTTTAACATACATTTTTATAAGGACAATAATTTAGCAATCACTATGTGGAATGTATTATTGAGAAAATACTTGCATTTCCTAttgaaccattaattttattatctttattaatttttgattcatactcttttaacacttgtacaTCACTAATGATaattaaaacttgttaaattaacaacttttatacTTCACTGTATTAACTCATGAAACTTTACAATTggggaccgtttttgcaaaacttgctaactgaaaaaaaaataaattttacaggagagacaaaacactgtgGTAAGCAAATTTTTACTGTAACTTTCacttagcagaaagcaagttttgaaaaaaacgatcatactttgacacactacaatgaagagaaataatccaattttactaagacgcctttaacatcatgtagaggcttGCCTTGTGTtgacgaatccatcaaaatctcaattttgcaaattttgcagttagcaagttttgcaaaaacagtcctcaattgtactttattttagtGATTAGTTTCGGCGTGAtttgtcgccatttttaaacttctagtAAGATTTTGCGAGTTCTTCCAGTTTCTTCTTGCTTGGTGTCATGTGGGGAAGAGGTATATGTAAGTGGAGATGGGGGTATGTTTGTGATTGATAGTATTATGTCGAAAAGattatgtgttctgaaattcagttgagtgttgaaGATGTGTTGtgcatgtatttttgtgttttgtgtgttatatttcgtattgttcgaGTACTTTTCGTTTTTGGCTTTTGAGCCCAATGTGTAACATTTTCACGACTGTTTCTATATTGCTGTTGTTGTGGTTGGAGTTGGTGATATGTTCGTTGTATCATGTTTTAAAAATCTTCCAGTTTGTCCGATGTAACTATCGTAGTACAAATAACTACAATAAATCTCTGCAGTTAAAAgcatgacaaaaataaaataactactaCAAATAACTATAATACACCTCTGCAGTTAAAAGCATGATCAAAATGAAATAACTACTACAAATAACTACGATATACTCAATGTCATGTTAGAGAATATGCTACTTCGAACTTGCAGTTTTAATAGGATTTAAGCAATTGATTATGGTATCTACTAGCAATTCCAAAACAACAGCATTTTCGAattagagaaataaaaatgaaaatatgaggaagagttagtaaataagttacaaattgaagtagcaAACTACATTTTTTGATGAGGAACCTGAAACTATCATTGCTACATGGCAGTATATGATGTGTGCACaaacgaaacaaagaagcagcagctGCAGGTTTTCATCTTTGCACGTGTAGCAATATATCTTTAAAAACCTATACAACTATTTTCCAGTTAACTGGCAAATCTGTTATGGAGTACTGACTTTGTCCCATAGTTTCCAGAAACGAGGTATTTTACTGCACTTAAAAGGCTCCAGTGCGTAGCATGTGTCTTACTGCAATGCTAGTGTTAGCTTCAATGCATGTAACAGGTCTGATCTTTGAGTATTTCTTGTGTCTTTCTTTGGATTCATTAGTTTCAGGAATTAAATTGATATGTTCTCTGATGATTCGAGTTGACATGGGTCTTGCCACAGTCAGAGAGGGCTGTGAAGAATATTCTGTTCCATGTGCTAATGTTGCCAGGTATTGCTGCAGTGCTCTTGTCAGCTGCTGGTTCTCCAGTATTAGTGCTTCTCTGTGAAGACTCAAAGCAGCACATTCCAAGTGGGCTCGGTTGTATCGTCTCCAGAAGTTGTCAAGCTTCATGTAGTCGAAAATTTCCTTAAAACGAACAtgacatcacaataataataataataataataataataataataataataataataataataataatttatttattttatttatttatttatttatttagaatattaacgtgcaaaacaacagcacaaggccaattaaagtttaacacaaaatacaaaaaacaatacaaaacagaacaaatgatgatgagaatgaatgacagaaaatggcagtgaaatgatatacaatcaatataatagtcaacattaatcattgaccaaatgcaacaaaataaatagcaatatctaacaaataataaaagatattaaataacaagtcacaagatttacagtgtacaAGAAATAaccaaacagtgcatacaaataattattaaaattacagacaaatgcaaataaacaataatgacaaaatgaatagataccggtaacaaaaacagtgcatacaaataattattaaaattacagacaaatgcaaattaacaataatgacaaaattaatagataacaaaaacagtgcatacaaataattattaaaattagagacaaatacaaataaacaataatgacaaaatgaatagataacaaaaacagtgcttacaaataattattaaaattagggacaaatacaaataaacaataaagacaaaatgaatagataacaaaaacagtgcataccaataattattaaaattagagacaaatacaaataaacaataatgacaaaatgaatagataattacaaaaatacaagATACAGAAAAGCTAAAATCAACACAGAcgaatgaaattgaaatgaatatgCTTATATAAGAATAGCCAcactatacattaaacggatctgaattaatataatgtaaattggctgctttcatgcatctgacaactggagagagagatttaggcttataggtataaaaaattttttgaaatcttaaacaataataataataataataataataataataataataataataataataataataataataataataataataataacaacaacaacaacacttacttacttactggcttttaaggaacccggaggttcattgccgccctcacataagcccgccattggtccctatcctgagcaagattaatccagtctctatcatcataccccacctccctcaaatccattttaatattatctacccatctacgtctcggcctccccaaaggtcttttctcctctggccttccaactaacactctatatgcatttcaggattcgcccatacgtgctacatgccctgcccatctcaaacgtctggatttaatgttcctaattatatcaggtgaaggatataatgcgtgcaactctgtgttgtgtaactttctccattctcctgtaacttcatcccttttagccccaaatattttcctaagaaccttattctcaaaaaccctcaatctctgttcctctctca encodes:
- the LOC138704726 gene encoding dynein regulatory complex protein 10-like is translated as MRMKKATNTNSKSSKPIEKQEVKNNEISQVDLELAIETERIANVLEDTIQKIELAICLPMLLENNEKLLALHLKNEELLFVLEACSPYLNQTEDVELSGPDVRDISEHGSEIGTGTSKKDFTSKNILSWGSSFVKKSKSSRISVEGREDPEVCKVIQLLWNKPPIRQLVKDLLKDVSPEASAFLTHIKNLQVYTMTNISTTPLEEHAREKYLRRIWHHNEQLKEDISLFSTKLEEQYNEIQFKVIAKKLLINQYESKIERVNKKCKDDIRKRVYDSERRMISDWKESEIQQESLFNEVKTLEAKMKTMLSDHLAQEKEQRAKRLKVETQLINWLNKYDADIGEKQAEYDEIMAGFEDEQRQMEELKEQFDTQQEEYERLMKEKADEEQRIHEEKTYLFLRSRAARRIQRYWRAYRARKLARKKGKKKRKGGGGGGGGSAKGKK